One Scytonema millei VB511283 DNA window includes the following coding sequences:
- a CDS encoding DUF3096 domain-containing protein produces the protein MLDFPLLAQKSSDIAFSISINGVVALIAGILILFLPRLLNYIVAVYLIVIGLVEIFNLRT, from the coding sequence ATGCTTGACTTTCCGCTTTTGGCACAAAAGTCTTCTGATATCGCTTTCAGTATCAGTATCAACGGAGTTGTCGCTTTAATAGCAGGGATACTGATTCTTTTTCTCCCGCGACTACTCAATTACATTGTGGCAGTGTATCTAATTGTTATCGGGCTAGTGGAAATCTTCAATTTACGTACTTAG
- a CDS encoding glutathione S-transferase family protein gives MMTGIMVAGKWITDENEQNQSGEFHEIPTTFRERVSAGGKSGFKAEALRYHLYVSLACPWAHRTLIMLQLKGLNDVISVSIVDPIMSDKGWMFSDAPGAIPDSVNHAQYLQEIYLKADPNYTGRVTVPVLWDKQSQTIVNNESREIVRMFDVEFAALATQKIDLYPRDLQQQIDETIDAIYLPINAGVYRAGFATSQAAYEEAVTQLFESLDRWETVLGKQRYLCGDRLTEADICLFATLYRFDSVYYGHFKCNLRRIIDYPNLWNYLLDLYQRPQFKVTCNQDYIKCAYYMSMTEINPNRIVPKGPIVDFDQQHDRDRFGSA, from the coding sequence ATTATGACGGGAATAATGGTTGCAGGTAAATGGATAACTGATGAGAACGAGCAAAATCAAAGCGGTGAGTTCCATGAGATTCCAACAACGTTTCGAGAGCGCGTGAGTGCAGGTGGAAAGAGCGGGTTTAAGGCAGAAGCTCTACGCTATCACCTCTACGTTTCCTTGGCGTGTCCGTGGGCGCACCGCACCTTAATCATGCTCCAACTCAAAGGGTTGAATGATGTCATCTCTGTCTCTATTGTCGATCCAATTATGAGCGATAAAGGCTGGATGTTTAGTGATGCGCCAGGAGCCATTCCTGACTCGGTGAATCACGCTCAATATTTGCAAGAGATTTATCTCAAAGCCGATCCCAATTACACAGGGCGAGTCACTGTTCCCGTTTTGTGGGATAAGCAATCTCAAACCATTGTCAACAACGAATCTCGCGAGATCGTGCGGATGTTTGACGTAGAGTTTGCTGCATTGGCAACGCAGAAAATCGACTTATACCCACGCGACTTACAACAGCAGATCGATGAAACTATCGATGCAATTTATCTACCAATTAATGCTGGTGTTTATCGCGCTGGTTTTGCAACTTCGCAAGCAGCCTACGAAGAAGCCGTGACCCAACTGTTCGAGAGTTTAGATCGATGGGAAACTGTTCTGGGCAAGCAGCGTTATTTATGTGGCGATCGCCTCACGGAAGCTGATATTTGTCTATTTGCAACGCTTTATCGCTTCGACTCGGTGTATTACGGTCACTTTAAGTGCAATTTGCGGCGAATTATCGACTATCCGAACCTTTGGAATTATCTACTAGACCTATATCAGCGTCCCCAATTCAAAGTGACGTGCAATCAGGACTATATCAAATGTGCCTATTACATGAGTATGACCGAGATTAATCCCAATCGAATTGTGCCGAAGGGTCCAATCGTCGATTTTGACCAACAGCACGATCGCGATCGCTTTGGGAGTGCATAG